In Sandaracinaceae bacterium, one DNA window encodes the following:
- the uraH gene encoding hydroxyisourate hydrolase, translating into MKKSPITTHVLDTASGRPARGVPVTLERKDGGAFREVGSGETDDDGRITDLMEPGTLEAGVFRVSFDTGAYYAGEPTFYPSVQIEFRVKSTDEHYHVPLLLSPFGYSTYRGS; encoded by the coding sequence ATGAAGAAGAGCCCGATCACCACCCACGTCCTCGACACCGCCTCCGGCCGCCCCGCGCGCGGCGTGCCCGTCACCCTCGAGCGCAAGGACGGCGGCGCCTTCCGTGAGGTCGGCAGCGGCGAGACCGACGACGACGGCCGCATCACCGACCTGATGGAGCCCGGCACCCTCGAGGCCGGCGTCTTCCGCGTCTCCTTCGACACGGGCGCGTACTACGCGGGTGAGCCGACCTTCTACCCGAGCGTCCAGATCGAGTTCCGGGTCAAGAGCACCGACGAGCACTACCACGTGCCGCTGCTCCTGAGCCCGTTCGGCTACAGCACGTATCGCGGCAGCTGA
- the uraD gene encoding 2-oxo-4-hydroxy-4-carboxy-5-ureidoimidazoline decarboxylase, translating into MSALDAMDEDEARAALTRCCGASRWVEGMLRERPLGDALLDKAREVWATMERDDVLEAFTHHPRIGADLAKLREKFAATEAWSAGEQSGATSADESTLRALRDGNLAYEARFGHIFIVCATGKSAAEMLSLLEARMDNDPDEELAVAAAEQMKITELRLHKLQDEQS; encoded by the coding sequence GTGAGCGCGCTCGACGCCATGGACGAGGACGAGGCCCGCGCCGCGCTCACGCGCTGCTGCGGCGCCTCGCGCTGGGTCGAGGGCATGCTCCGCGAGCGCCCGCTCGGAGACGCGCTCCTCGACAAGGCGCGCGAGGTCTGGGCGACGATGGAGCGCGACGACGTGCTCGAGGCCTTCACCCACCACCCTCGCATCGGGGCCGACCTCGCGAAGCTGCGCGAGAAGTTCGCCGCGACCGAGGCGTGGTCGGCGGGCGAGCAGTCGGGCGCGACGTCGGCCGACGAGTCCACGCTGCGCGCGCTCCGAGACGGGAACCTGGCCTACGAGGCGCGCTTCGGGCACATCTTCATCGTGTGCGCCACGGGCAAGAGCGCGGCGGAGATGTTGTCGCTGCTCGAGGCGCGCATGGACAACGACCCGGACGAAGAGCTCGCCGTCGCGGCGGCCGAGCAGATGAAGATCACCGAGCTTCGGCTCCACAAGCTTCAGGACGAGCAATCATGA